A region of Aquarana catesbeiana isolate 2022-GZ linkage group LG08, ASM4218655v1, whole genome shotgun sequence DNA encodes the following proteins:
- the LOC141104510 gene encoding uncharacterized protein isoform X1 — protein sequence MVLKASTPVQARSLLPEPESISPIMTNSQRLDKKMKRMTESILNLALEMILLLTGEDYKLVKKTSGDHVTPNSHPRKSRETSSSVIIEPPPPYLTCERNDKKILEVTQKIIELLTGEVPIRCQDVTVYFSMEEWEYLEGHKDLYKDIMMENRPSCTSPDGSSNRNTPERSLSPLYSHGSTQEHHIIPLDQDENRITIKTEVEEEAEDPYMMGDEPYMMGDEPCKEEEIPPEISTGIQHNRNDLRKLPFIYGEGEVEDNITIDFSEEDPSALYLYCEDLSSDSFTPGGNFPDPSSPMTSYNMGPPVRFPYFKHEEDDQRAELLLLQRSYMREQTFSCLESGGGFTPMASLIGHESLHAGPKPYPCFECGKTFSRKANLITHKKSHTGEKPFSCLECGERFTRKSSLMSHESLHTGQKQYACTECGKCFSRKANLITHEKSHTGEKPFSCTECGEQFTRKSSLMMHEGLHTGTRPYICSDCGKCFSRKANLIMHKKIHTGEKPFSCLECGERFTRKSSLNRHQIVHTGIRPFSCSECGETFNRSSSLIRHRKVHTVKLYSCLECGKCFKLRSHLMYHRQSYASKPYSCSELNQGVTGTVISF from the exons ATGGTGTTGAAGGCCTCGACCCCTGTTCAG GCAAGATCTCTTCTACCAGAACCAGAGTCCATTTCCCCAATCATGACTAATTCACAGAGATTGGACAAGAAAATGAAGAGGATGACGGAGAGTATACTAAACCTTGCTCTGGAGATGATCCTCCTGCTTACTGGAGAG GACTACAAGTTGGTGAAGAAGACATCTGGTGATCATGTGACACCTAATAGCCATCCTCGGAAGTCAAGAGAAACTAGCAGTAGCGTCATCATAGAGCCTCCACCTCCCTACCTGACATGCGAGAGAAATgacaagaagattctagaagtcacccagaagatcattgaacttctgacaggagag gttcctataaggtgtcaggatgtcactgtctatttctccatggaggagtgggagtatcttgaaggacacaaggatctctacaaggacatcatgatggagaacCGGCCGTCCtgcacatcaccgg atggatccagtaacaggAACACCCCAGAAAGATCTCTCAGCCCTCTGTATTCCCACGGCTCCACACAGGAACATCACATCATCCCACTGGATCAG GATGAAAATCGTATTACTATTAAAACtgaggtggaggaggaagcagaagaTCCATATATGATGGGTGATGAGCCGTATATGATGGGTGATGAGCCTTGTAAAGAGGAGGAAAttcctccagagatcagcacag GTATACAGCACAACAGGAACGATCTCAGAAAATTACCTTTTATTTATGGAGAAGGTGAAGTAGAAGATAACATCACCATCGATTTTTCAGAAGAAGACCCCAGTGCCCTATATCTTTACTGTGAAGATCTATCATCTGACTCTTTTACACCTGGGGGGAATTTTCCTGACCCCTCATCTCCAATGACTTCTTATAACATGGGACCTCCAGTGAGGTTCCCATATTTTAAACATGAAGAGGATGACCAAAGAGCAGAACTCCTCTTACTTCAGAGATCTTACATGAGAGAGCAGACATTTTCCTGCTTGGAAAGTGGAGGGGGGTTTACTCCAATGGCCTCTCTCATTGGGCACGAGAGCCTTCACGCAGGGCCAAAGCCATATCCGTGTTTCGAATGTGGGAAaactttttctcggaaggccaATCTCATAACTCACAAAaaatctcacacgggagagaagccgtttTCTTGCTTGGAGTGCGGAGAACGGTTTACTCGGAAATCTTCTCTAATGTCGCACGAGAGTCTTCACACAGGACAGAAGCAATATGCATGTacagagtgtgggaagtgtttctcCAGAAAGGCCAATCTCATTACGCATGAAAAAtctcacacgggcgagaagccaTTTTCATGCACCGAATGTGGAGAACAGTTTACTCGGAAATCATCTCTCATGATGCACGAAGGTCTGCACACAGGTACAAGGCCATATATATGTTCAGATTGCGGTAAATGTTTCTCCCGGAAGGCCAATCTTATCAtgcataaaaaaatacacacaggggagaaaccattTTCTTGCTTGGAATGTGGAGAACGGTTTACTCGGAAGTCATCTCTCAACAGACATCAGATCGTTCACACGGGGATCAGGCCCTTTTCTTGCTCGGAATGTGGGGAGACTTTTAACCGAAGCTCATCCCTCATCAGACATAGAAAAGTTCACACAGTGAAGTTGTATTCATGTCTCGAATGTGGGAAATGCTTTAAACTCAGGTCACACCTTATGTACCATAGGCAAAGTTATGCTTCCAAACCATACTCTTGTTCTGAGCTGAACCAAGGTGTTACAGGAACAGTGATCTCCTTTTAG
- the LOC141104510 gene encoding uncharacterized protein isoform X2, translating to MTNSQRLDKKMKRMTESILNLALEMILLLTGEDYKLVKKTSGDHVTPNSHPRKSRETSSSVIIEPPPPYLTCERNDKKILEVTQKIIELLTGEVPIRCQDVTVYFSMEEWEYLEGHKDLYKDIMMENRPSCTSPDGSSNRNTPERSLSPLYSHGSTQEHHIIPLDQDENRITIKTEVEEEAEDPYMMGDEPYMMGDEPCKEEEIPPEISTGIQHNRNDLRKLPFIYGEGEVEDNITIDFSEEDPSALYLYCEDLSSDSFTPGGNFPDPSSPMTSYNMGPPVRFPYFKHEEDDQRAELLLLQRSYMREQTFSCLESGGGFTPMASLIGHESLHAGPKPYPCFECGKTFSRKANLITHKKSHTGEKPFSCLECGERFTRKSSLMSHESLHTGQKQYACTECGKCFSRKANLITHEKSHTGEKPFSCTECGEQFTRKSSLMMHEGLHTGTRPYICSDCGKCFSRKANLIMHKKIHTGEKPFSCLECGERFTRKSSLNRHQIVHTGIRPFSCSECGETFNRSSSLIRHRKVHTVKLYSCLECGKCFKLRSHLMYHRQSYASKPYSCSELNQGVTGTVISF from the exons ATGACTAATTCACAGAGATTGGACAAGAAAATGAAGAGGATGACGGAGAGTATACTAAACCTTGCTCTGGAGATGATCCTCCTGCTTACTGGAGAG GACTACAAGTTGGTGAAGAAGACATCTGGTGATCATGTGACACCTAATAGCCATCCTCGGAAGTCAAGAGAAACTAGCAGTAGCGTCATCATAGAGCCTCCACCTCCCTACCTGACATGCGAGAGAAATgacaagaagattctagaagtcacccagaagatcattgaacttctgacaggagag gttcctataaggtgtcaggatgtcactgtctatttctccatggaggagtgggagtatcttgaaggacacaaggatctctacaaggacatcatgatggagaacCGGCCGTCCtgcacatcaccgg atggatccagtaacaggAACACCCCAGAAAGATCTCTCAGCCCTCTGTATTCCCACGGCTCCACACAGGAACATCACATCATCCCACTGGATCAG GATGAAAATCGTATTACTATTAAAACtgaggtggaggaggaagcagaagaTCCATATATGATGGGTGATGAGCCGTATATGATGGGTGATGAGCCTTGTAAAGAGGAGGAAAttcctccagagatcagcacag GTATACAGCACAACAGGAACGATCTCAGAAAATTACCTTTTATTTATGGAGAAGGTGAAGTAGAAGATAACATCACCATCGATTTTTCAGAAGAAGACCCCAGTGCCCTATATCTTTACTGTGAAGATCTATCATCTGACTCTTTTACACCTGGGGGGAATTTTCCTGACCCCTCATCTCCAATGACTTCTTATAACATGGGACCTCCAGTGAGGTTCCCATATTTTAAACATGAAGAGGATGACCAAAGAGCAGAACTCCTCTTACTTCAGAGATCTTACATGAGAGAGCAGACATTTTCCTGCTTGGAAAGTGGAGGGGGGTTTACTCCAATGGCCTCTCTCATTGGGCACGAGAGCCTTCACGCAGGGCCAAAGCCATATCCGTGTTTCGAATGTGGGAAaactttttctcggaaggccaATCTCATAACTCACAAAaaatctcacacgggagagaagccgtttTCTTGCTTGGAGTGCGGAGAACGGTTTACTCGGAAATCTTCTCTAATGTCGCACGAGAGTCTTCACACAGGACAGAAGCAATATGCATGTacagagtgtgggaagtgtttctcCAGAAAGGCCAATCTCATTACGCATGAAAAAtctcacacgggcgagaagccaTTTTCATGCACCGAATGTGGAGAACAGTTTACTCGGAAATCATCTCTCATGATGCACGAAGGTCTGCACACAGGTACAAGGCCATATATATGTTCAGATTGCGGTAAATGTTTCTCCCGGAAGGCCAATCTTATCAtgcataaaaaaatacacacaggggagaaaccattTTCTTGCTTGGAATGTGGAGAACGGTTTACTCGGAAGTCATCTCTCAACAGACATCAGATCGTTCACACGGGGATCAGGCCCTTTTCTTGCTCGGAATGTGGGGAGACTTTTAACCGAAGCTCATCCCTCATCAGACATAGAAAAGTTCACACAGTGAAGTTGTATTCATGTCTCGAATGTGGGAAATGCTTTAAACTCAGGTCACACCTTATGTACCATAGGCAAAGTTATGCTTCCAAACCATACTCTTGTTCTGAGCTGAACCAAGGTGTTACAGGAACAGTGATCTCCTTTTAG